A genome region from Aurantiacibacter sp. MUD61 includes the following:
- a CDS encoding nuclear transport factor 2 family protein, which yields MRKFVMSFVALAVLSVHAAAPAKGFEQRSPEQVIASATAAYQARDRARFVAHFADDAIVDANGFTFQGRAQIAEAYAQNFRPDAPTVRVVDREAYANRVIDTIEYTERGQVYCCTVTAYFVEDGQITYARVTM from the coding sequence ATGCGGAAATTCGTGATGTCTTTTGTGGCCTTGGCCGTGCTTTCGGTTCACGCTGCAGCTCCGGCAAAGGGTTTTGAGCAGCGCTCGCCCGAGCAGGTGATTGCGAGCGCCACTGCTGCCTATCAGGCGCGGGATCGTGCGCGATTTGTTGCCCATTTCGCGGACGATGCGATCGTCGATGCCAATGGTTTCACCTTTCAGGGCAGGGCGCAGATTGCCGAAGCCTATGCGCAGAACTTCCGCCCCGATGCGCCAACAGTGCGCGTGGTCGACCGGGAGGCTTATGCCAACCGCGTGATCGATACGATTGAGTACACCGAACGCGGGCAAGTCTATTGTTGCACTGTCACCGCCTATTTCGTGGAAGACGGCCAGATCACCTATGCCCGCGTGACGATGTAA
- a CDS encoding mechanosensitive ion channel family protein: MGSPLDYIEILRSNVMDMWNGAVAMLPNLAIAIVVLLITWIVTKFALRIANAIIGKTELREDLRQLIQTLVRLLIWIGGIILALIVAIPGFTPAGLIAGLGIGALAIGFAFQDIFENFLAGVLIMLREKMRIGDLIECEGVMGKVEKITLRETYIRQLSNELTVMPNSMLFKNPVEILTDDTVRRNEVVVGVSYDADLEKAQQAIYDAMATVDAVVEDRPVIVYAQEFGGSSINFLVQWYAQSAARDLRQTKSEAIKAIKKSLDAAEIGIPFPIVTNMFPEPLRIEQVGDGEKSAS, encoded by the coding sequence ATGGGGTCTCCTTTGGATTACATCGAAATTCTGCGCAGCAATGTGATGGACATGTGGAATGGTGCCGTCGCTATGCTGCCCAATCTCGCAATCGCGATTGTCGTTCTTCTGATCACATGGATCGTCACGAAATTCGCGCTGCGCATCGCCAATGCAATCATCGGAAAGACAGAACTGCGCGAAGATTTGCGCCAGCTTATCCAGACGCTTGTGCGCCTGCTGATCTGGATCGGCGGCATCATACTCGCACTGATCGTCGCGATCCCGGGCTTCACCCCCGCCGGACTGATCGCAGGCCTCGGCATCGGCGCACTGGCGATTGGTTTTGCCTTTCAGGACATTTTCGAAAACTTCCTCGCGGGCGTGCTGATCATGCTGCGCGAGAAGATGCGCATAGGCGATCTGATCGAGTGCGAAGGCGTGATGGGTAAGGTCGAGAAGATCACTTTGCGCGAAACCTATATTCGCCAGTTGTCCAACGAGCTGACGGTCATGCCAAACTCAATGCTGTTCAAGAACCCGGTCGAAATACTGACTGACGACACCGTACGCCGGAACGAAGTTGTTGTGGGCGTTTCGTATGATGCCGACCTCGAAAAAGCGCAGCAGGCGATCTACGATGCGATGGCTACCGTAGATGCCGTCGTCGAAGATCGCCCCGTGATTGTTTACGCGCAGGAATTCGGCGGCAGCTCGATCAACTTCCTCGTCCAGTGGTATGCACAGTCCGCAGCACGCGATCTGCGGCAGACCAAGAGCGAGGCGATCAAGGCCATCAAGAAGAGCCTCGACGCTGCGGAAATCGGCATTCCCTTCCCGATCGTCACCAACATGTTCCCGGAACCCTTGCGTATCGAACAGGTGGGTGACGGAGAAAAAAGCGCGAGCTGA
- a CDS encoding lysine--tRNA ligase, which yields MTFSTDLITAARNSKAWPFQEAQRLFKRYRDCKPGGETVLFETGYGPSGLPHIGTFQEVLRTTLVRKAYEIVAADEDGNPAPTRLVAFSDDMDGLRKVPDNVPNKALLEENLHKPLSRIPDPFEKYESFAAHNNAMLRVFLDRFGFDYEFIAASDKYNSGAFDDALRGVLRNNQAILDIMLPTLRAERAATYSPIMPISPATGHVLQVPVEVVDADVGMIRFTDEDGAVIEQSALGGMAKLQWKVDFAMRWVALGVDYEMYGKDLTDTGIQSGKIAKVLGGRKPEGLIYELFLDEKGEKISKSKGNGLTIEEWLTYGTEESLGFYIFPNPKSAKQLHSGVIPRAVDDYWQFRERIPEQDIDKQLGNPVWNLLRIKDPSGSQPPVGSGDTLPVTYGLLLNLVGVLGAEADKDQVWSYLGNYVENADPKAHPALDVLVERALAYNRDFIAPTMVKRAPEANEAAALKALDARLAEVSADMPAEDLQTIVYEIGKDEAFGFDNLRDWFKAQYETLLGSSQGPRMGSFIALYGVENTRKLIAEALAR from the coding sequence ATGACTTTCAGTACCGATCTCATCACCGCTGCTCGCAATTCCAAGGCCTGGCCTTTTCAGGAGGCGCAGCGGCTTTTCAAACGGTATCGCGATTGCAAGCCCGGCGGCGAAACGGTGTTGTTCGAAACCGGTTATGGCCCTTCGGGTCTCCCGCATATCGGCACGTTTCAGGAAGTGCTGCGCACCACGCTCGTGCGCAAGGCATACGAGATCGTCGCCGCCGATGAGGACGGCAATCCCGCGCCCACTCGGCTTGTGGCATTCAGCGACGATATGGATGGCCTGCGCAAGGTGCCGGACAATGTCCCGAACAAGGCCCTGCTTGAGGAGAATCTCCACAAGCCGCTGAGCCGCATTCCCGACCCCTTCGAGAAGTACGAAAGCTTCGCCGCGCACAACAATGCGATGTTGCGTGTATTTCTCGATCGCTTTGGCTTCGACTATGAATTCATCGCGGCGAGCGACAAGTACAATTCGGGCGCTTTCGATGATGCCCTGCGCGGTGTCCTGCGCAACAACCAGGCTATCCTCGACATTATGCTGCCGACCCTGCGGGCCGAGCGTGCGGCGACCTATTCGCCGATCATGCCGATCAGCCCGGCCACAGGACACGTGCTGCAAGTGCCGGTCGAAGTCGTCGACGCCGATGTGGGCATGATCCGCTTCACCGATGAAGACGGCGCGGTGATCGAGCAGAGCGCACTCGGCGGCATGGCCAAGCTGCAATGGAAAGTCGATTTCGCGATGCGTTGGGTAGCGCTCGGCGTCGATTACGAAATGTATGGCAAGGACCTGACCGACACAGGCATCCAGTCCGGCAAGATTGCGAAGGTATTGGGCGGTCGTAAGCCTGAAGGCCTGATTTACGAGCTCTTCCTCGACGAGAAGGGCGAGAAGATCTCCAAGTCGAAGGGCAATGGCCTGACGATCGAGGAATGGCTGACCTATGGCACTGAAGAGAGCCTGGGCTTCTACATCTTCCCCAATCCCAAGAGTGCGAAGCAGCTCCATTCCGGCGTGATCCCGCGCGCGGTTGATGATTACTGGCAGTTCCGGGAGCGCATTCCGGAGCAGGATATCGACAAGCAGCTCGGCAATCCGGTGTGGAACCTGCTGCGGATCAAGGACCCCAGCGGGTCGCAGCCTCCGGTCGGGTCGGGCGATACGCTGCCGGTGACCTATGGCCTGCTGCTCAATCTGGTCGGCGTGCTGGGGGCAGAGGCGGACAAGGATCAGGTGTGGTCCTACCTTGGCAATTATGTCGAGAACGCCGATCCCAAAGCGCATCCCGCTCTCGATGTGCTGGTGGAGAGGGCGCTCGCCTACAACCGCGATTTCATCGCCCCGACGATGGTCAAGCGCGCGCCGGAAGCCAACGAGGCCGCGGCGCTCAAGGCGCTCGATGCTCGGCTCGCTGAAGTGTCCGCCGATATGCCTGCCGAGGATTTGCAGACCATCGTCTACGAGATCGGTAAGGATGAGGCATTCGGTTTCGACAATCTGCGTGACTGGTTCAAGGCGCAGTACGAAACGCTGCTCGGCTCCTCCCAAGGACCCCGCATGGGCAGCTTTATCGCGCTCTACGGTGTCGAGAACACGCGCAAGCTGATCGCCGAGGCGCTGGCCCGGTAG
- a CDS encoding prolyl hydroxylase family protein, producing MAGSKMSDTKQSKFPPNADQAGLKSIGKRVRERLSDNPAAYKVPSDEIELYAIGDFMTPAECAKMMELIDATARPSVVFDIDYSAGYRTSYSGDVDPYDPFVKKISRRIDDLIGVESEFGETIQGQRYMPGQEFQPHHDWFHPDTSYWEHEMSRGGQRSYTTMVFLNDVEAGGTTDFIDIGISIEPKPGVLLAWNNAKPDGTTNPMTMHAGRPVQQGSKYIITKWYRTKNWV from the coding sequence ATGGCTGGCAGCAAGATGAGCGATACGAAGCAGAGCAAATTTCCGCCCAATGCCGATCAGGCTGGTCTCAAGAGCATCGGCAAGCGCGTGCGTGAACGGTTGTCAGACAATCCGGCTGCCTACAAAGTGCCCTCAGACGAGATCGAGCTATACGCTATTGGCGATTTCATGACGCCCGCCGAATGCGCGAAGATGATGGAACTGATTGATGCCACGGCGCGGCCCAGCGTCGTGTTCGATATCGATTATTCGGCAGGATACCGCACCAGCTATTCCGGCGACGTCGATCCCTACGATCCCTTCGTAAAGAAGATCAGCCGCCGGATCGACGATCTGATCGGCGTGGAATCCGAATTCGGCGAGACGATCCAGGGCCAGCGCTACATGCCGGGGCAGGAATTCCAGCCACACCATGACTGGTTCCATCCGGACACCAGCTATTGGGAACACGAAATGAGCCGTGGCGGCCAGCGTAGCTACACCACGATGGTGTTCCTCAATGATGTGGAAGCTGGCGGCACCACCGATTTCATCGATATCGGCATCTCGATCGAGCCCAAACCCGGCGTGCTGCTCGCATGGAACAATGCCAAGCCTGATGGAACGACCAACCCGATGACGATGCACGCCGGCCGCCCCGTTCAGCAGGGCAGCAAATACATCATCACCAAGTGGTATCGCACCAAGAACTGGGTGTGA
- a CDS encoding RcnB family protein, with the protein MRLADLLKTSGLAAIAAMMLAPMAPATAASAAGAESAAEQQRGDRADRQDRRRDRARGEGRRGNRDARNGRRGGGEERAAPRPRRADSNGGGRARAAEPDVRRPAAVAPARAVGERVRESVGSNRGDARQDRRADRRDRYRDQRGDRRADRRDRYRDQRGDRRADRRDRYRDQRGDYRRDRRTDRRDRYRDQRGDYRRDRYNYRDGYREGRREARRDYRRWNRQNWRRDSRYNWNRHRYNNRSHYRLGRYYAPYRGYRYRRLNIGFYLDTLFFGSRYWINDPWTYRLPDVYGPYRWVRYYDDVLLVDIYTGEVVDVIHDFFW; encoded by the coding sequence ATGCGACTCGCTGACTTACTGAAAACGAGCGGCCTGGCCGCTATCGCTGCAATGATGCTGGCGCCTATGGCTCCGGCGACTGCGGCTTCCGCTGCGGGCGCCGAGAGCGCTGCAGAACAACAGCGCGGTGATCGTGCTGATCGTCAGGACAGGCGACGTGATCGTGCGCGCGGTGAAGGCCGGCGTGGCAATCGGGATGCCCGCAATGGCAGGCGTGGAGGCGGAGAAGAACGCGCCGCTCCCCGTCCACGCCGTGCAGACAGCAATGGTGGCGGACGTGCCCGGGCAGCAGAGCCGGACGTAAGGCGTCCCGCTGCTGTCGCTCCGGCGCGCGCCGTTGGCGAACGTGTCCGTGAGAGCGTAGGCTCGAACCGCGGCGATGCGCGTCAAGACCGCCGGGCCGACCGCCGTGACCGCTATCGCGACCAACGCGGTGACCGCCGTGCGGACCGCCGCGATCGTTACCGCGACCAGCGTGGTGACCGCCGTGCGGATCGTCGCGATCGCTATCGGGACCAGCGCGGAGATTACCGTCGTGATCGGCGTACAGACCGCCGCGACCGTTACCGAGACCAGCGCGGAGACTACCGCCGGGATCGCTACAACTATCGCGATGGCTACCGTGAGGGTCGCCGTGAAGCGCGGCGCGACTATCGCCGGTGGAACAGGCAGAATTGGCGTCGGGACAGTCGGTACAATTGGAACCGTCACCGCTACAACAACCGCAGCCACTATCGCCTCGGCCGGTATTACGCGCCCTATCGCGGGTATCGCTATCGCCGGCTGAACATCGGCTTCTACCTCGATACGCTGTTCTTCGGCAGCCGCTACTGGATCAACGATCCGTGGACGTACCGTCTGCCCGATGTCTACGGCCCCTATCGCTGGGTGCGCTACTATGACGATGTGCTGCTGGTGGACATCTACACCGGCGAAGTGGTCGACGTGATCCACGACTTCTTCTGGTAA
- a CDS encoding pyridoxamine 5'-phosphate oxidase family protein, whose amino-acid sequence MYETFDQIADDIAGRLEEAANSRHSPMHTPVVATRDADARVMVLRAYDRATRTLRFHTDARSLKCDVIGEGAPVGVLLYDQAAKIQLRCRGTGRIERDGPIADAAWEASTTFARRCYLGDGPGTEVEQPSSGLPEWVEGRQPTEEEVAPAREHFAVLLVELAVVDWFFLSNDGHRRAVIDMVTRVGRWITP is encoded by the coding sequence GTGTACGAGACATTCGATCAGATCGCCGATGACATTGCAGGGCGGCTCGAGGAGGCCGCAAACAGCCGTCACAGCCCGATGCACACGCCCGTTGTCGCGACACGCGATGCCGATGCGCGGGTGATGGTACTCCGGGCCTATGACCGGGCCACACGGACCCTGCGCTTCCACACCGACGCGCGCTCGCTCAAATGCGATGTTATCGGGGAGGGCGCACCCGTTGGCGTGCTGCTGTACGACCAAGCGGCCAAGATCCAGCTGCGGTGCCGCGGCACAGGCCGGATCGAGCGCGATGGGCCCATTGCCGACGCCGCATGGGAAGCGAGCACCACTTTCGCACGTCGCTGCTACCTTGGCGATGGTCCGGGCACCGAAGTCGAACAGCCATCGAGCGGCCTGCCCGAATGGGTTGAAGGCAGGCAGCCGACGGAGGAAGAGGTCGCCCCTGCGCGCGAGCACTTCGCGGTTTTGCTGGTGGAGCTTGCCGTAGTCGACTGGTTCTTCCTCAGCAACGATGGCCACCGCCGTGCAGTGATCGACATGGTCACCCGTGTAGGACGCTGGATCACGCCTTAA
- a CDS encoding SAM-dependent methyltransferase, producing the protein MIDETESGGFGKKALGVVAAAVVTLGVLFAGVYLIDPNAVRERLGIIPELDVPYVSSRPPTVQAMVEMADIGPDDYVIDLGAGDGRILLAAAVDRGASGLGVDLDPALVEEATDEAERLGLSGRVTFRQQDLFDTPLNQADVITMFLLPSVNMQLRPRLLDLAPGTRIVSNRFDMGDWEADGERRVAGYPVYLWVVPAAVEGDWIVEVGGREIELSLQQTFQQVRGTATIDGEPVALTAKLTGSDLRVEFPSPYRGQNFRAVVREDWLEHPDTAEVLGERAEPEESPE; encoded by the coding sequence ATGATCGATGAAACCGAAAGCGGCGGCTTTGGCAAAAAGGCGCTGGGCGTTGTTGCTGCGGCGGTGGTGACGCTCGGTGTCCTGTTCGCGGGCGTCTACCTTATCGATCCGAACGCGGTGCGAGAGCGGCTTGGCATTATTCCCGAACTCGACGTGCCCTATGTCTCCTCCCGGCCGCCCACTGTGCAGGCCATGGTGGAGATGGCCGATATCGGGCCGGACGATTACGTCATCGATCTTGGCGCGGGGGATGGGCGCATCCTGCTGGCCGCTGCCGTGGATCGCGGGGCAAGCGGGCTGGGCGTCGATCTCGACCCGGCGCTGGTGGAAGAGGCAACGGATGAGGCAGAGCGCTTGGGCCTGTCGGGCCGGGTGACCTTTCGTCAACAGGACCTGTTCGACACGCCGCTCAATCAGGCCGATGTCATCACCATGTTCCTGCTGCCCAGTGTCAATATGCAACTGCGCCCGCGCTTGCTGGATCTTGCGCCCGGCACCCGCATCGTCAGCAATCGGTTCGATATGGGAGACTGGGAAGCGGATGGGGAACGCCGGGTAGCGGGTTATCCGGTGTACCTATGGGTTGTCCCCGCTGCGGTGGAAGGTGACTGGATCGTCGAGGTTGGAGGCAGGGAAATTGAGCTCAGCCTGCAACAGACCTTTCAGCAGGTGCGTGGCACTGCGACAATCGATGGTGAGCCCGTCGCGCTAACAGCCAAGCTGACTGGCTCCGATCTTCGCGTGGAATTTCCCTCACCCTATCGAGGCCAGAATTTCCGCGCGGTGGTGCGGGAGGACTGGCTCGAACATCCGGATACGGCGGAAGTGCTGGGCGAACGCGCAGAACCGGAAGAAAGCCCCGAATGA
- a CDS encoding FKBP-type peptidyl-prolyl cis-trans isomerase, whose product MTTPSNGDTVTIDYTVKKTDGTVVGNTEQTGPQDIKLGENQIFPQVEEALNSMSVGDVQTVTIPSDNAFGPRRDDAIVDLPRTNLPAEPAPQPGMQLQAQGPNGQPVILTILEVGDETVKADGNHPLAGEDITFDVTLREIKAAA is encoded by the coding sequence ATGACTACCCCAAGCAATGGCGACACCGTAACTATCGACTACACCGTGAAGAAGACCGACGGCACCGTTGTCGGCAATACCGAGCAGACGGGTCCGCAGGACATCAAGCTCGGCGAAAACCAGATTTTCCCGCAGGTGGAAGAAGCTCTCAATTCGATGAGCGTGGGTGACGTGCAGACGGTCACCATCCCTTCCGACAATGCATTCGGCCCGCGCCGTGACGACGCCATCGTCGACCTGCCGCGCACCAATCTTCCGGCAGAGCCCGCCCCGCAGCCGGGCATGCAGCTTCAGGCGCAGGGCCCCAACGGCCAGCCGGTGATCCTCACCATTCTCGAAGTTGGCGACGAAACGGTGAAGGCCGATGGCAACCATCCGCTCGCCGGTGAAGACATCACTTTCGATGTCACGCTGCGCGAGATCAAGGCTGCCGCCTGA
- a CDS encoding MarC family protein: MVQATVTLLALVNPAMCVALFIKGRDPHKSGRNVSEAIGAVLAIALILCVAAFAGRNILALFGISLPAFSVAGGLVLAAIGTRMMVSVQAAPDPETSYADASITPLILFAASPGTITGVITIAASHKNGSIPLVTLIAIGIVMGILLAVLLAAAKFSKNAKNGGLARQVVTSYMGLIVIAMGVQFALTGFKDFMQA; this comes from the coding sequence ATGGTTCAGGCCACCGTTACGCTGCTGGCGCTCGTCAATCCGGCCATGTGTGTTGCGCTTTTCATCAAAGGGCGAGACCCGCACAAGTCCGGCCGAAATGTATCCGAAGCGATTGGTGCCGTGCTGGCCATTGCGCTTATTCTGTGCGTTGCCGCTTTCGCCGGGCGAAACATTCTAGCGTTGTTCGGCATCAGCTTGCCGGCATTTAGCGTTGCTGGTGGATTAGTGCTTGCGGCAATAGGAACGCGCATGATGGTTTCCGTTCAGGCGGCACCGGACCCCGAAACAAGCTATGCCGATGCCTCGATCACGCCACTAATCCTGTTCGCGGCCAGTCCGGGAACAATCACGGGCGTTATTACGATAGCGGCATCGCACAAGAACGGCAGCATACCCTTGGTTACCCTGATTGCCATCGGGATTGTGATGGGCATCTTGCTGGCAGTTTTGCTTGCCGCAGCGAAATTCAGCAAAAACGCGAAAAACGGCGGGCTCGCGAGACAGGTAGTAACAAGTTACATGGGCCTAATCGTAATCGCTATGGGCGTACAGTTTGCATTGACCGGCTTCAAGGATTTCATGCAAGCCTGA
- the ettA gene encoding energy-dependent translational throttle protein EttA, protein MAAQYAFVMKDMTKTFPGAQKPVLSNINLQFYRGAKIGIVGPNGAGKSTLIKIMAGIDTDISGEAWPGENITVGYLEQEPELDESKTVLENVKDGARETANLVDRYNAVAAEMAEPDADYEKLGEEMNELQDKIDAVDGWTLDNQLEVAMEALRCPPSDASVENLSGGEKRRVALTRLLIQKPDILLLDEPTNHLDAESVQWLENHLKEYAGAVLMITHDRYFLDNVVEWILELDRGSYYPYEGNYSTYLEKKAKRLEQESREESGKQKALQRELEWMRQTPSARQTKSKARIRKFDQLQDEMGNRKPGKAQIVIQVPERLGGKVIEAKNITKAYGDKLLFEDLSFMLPPGGIVGVIGPNGAGKSTLFKILTGKEEPDSGTVEVGDTVRLGYVDQSRDHLDPKNNVWEEISDGLDYMKVNGHDASTRAYVGAFNFKGPDQQKNVGKLSGGERNRVHMAKMLKEGGNVLLLDEPTNDLDVETLSALEDAIENFAGCAVVISHDRFFLDRLATHILAFEGDSHVEWFEGNFEAYEEDKRRRLGDAADRPSRVQYKKLTR, encoded by the coding sequence ATGGCCGCCCAATACGCATTTGTCATGAAGGACATGACCAAGACTTTCCCCGGCGCGCAAAAGCCGGTGCTCTCCAACATCAACCTCCAGTTCTATCGCGGGGCGAAAATCGGCATCGTCGGGCCGAACGGTGCGGGTAAATCGACCCTGATCAAGATCATGGCGGGTATCGACACCGATATCTCCGGAGAAGCGTGGCCGGGCGAAAACATCACCGTCGGCTATCTCGAGCAGGAGCCCGAGCTCGACGAGAGCAAGACCGTGCTCGAAAACGTCAAGGACGGCGCGCGCGAAACCGCGAACCTGGTCGATCGCTACAACGCAGTGGCCGCCGAAATGGCGGAGCCCGATGCCGATTACGAAAAGCTCGGCGAGGAAATGAACGAGCTGCAGGACAAGATCGACGCGGTCGATGGCTGGACGCTCGACAACCAGCTCGAAGTTGCAATGGAAGCGCTGCGCTGCCCGCCGTCCGATGCCTCGGTCGAAAACCTTTCAGGCGGTGAAAAGCGCCGTGTCGCCCTCACCCGCCTGCTCATCCAGAAGCCGGACATCCTGCTGCTGGACGAACCGACCAACCACCTCGACGCCGAATCCGTGCAGTGGCTGGAAAACCACCTCAAGGAATATGCCGGCGCCGTGCTGATGATCACCCACGATCGCTACTTCCTCGACAATGTGGTGGAATGGATCCTCGAACTCGATCGCGGCTCCTACTATCCGTATGAAGGCAATTACTCGACCTATCTCGAGAAGAAGGCCAAGCGTCTCGAGCAGGAAAGCCGCGAGGAATCTGGTAAGCAGAAGGCGCTGCAGCGCGAGCTCGAATGGATGCGGCAGACGCCCAGCGCGCGCCAGACGAAGAGCAAGGCGCGTATTCGCAAGTTCGACCAGCTGCAGGACGAGATGGGCAACCGCAAGCCGGGCAAGGCGCAGATCGTTATCCAGGTGCCCGAACGCCTCGGCGGCAAGGTGATCGAAGCGAAGAACATCACCAAGGCCTATGGCGACAAGCTGCTGTTCGAAGACCTGTCCTTCATGCTGCCCCCGGGCGGCATCGTCGGCGTGATCGGCCCTAACGGCGCGGGTAAATCCACGCTTTTCAAGATCCTGACCGGCAAGGAAGAGCCCGATAGCGGCACCGTCGAAGTGGGCGACACCGTGCGCCTTGGCTATGTCGACCAGAGCCGCGACCACCTCGACCCGAAGAACAACGTGTGGGAGGAAATCTCCGACGGGCTCGATTACATGAAGGTCAACGGCCACGACGCCAGCACCCGCGCTTACGTGGGCGCGTTCAACTTCAAGGGTCCGGACCAGCAGAAGAACGTCGGCAAGCTGTCCGGCGGTGAACGCAACCGCGTGCACATGGCCAAGATGCTGAAAGAAGGCGGCAACGTGCTGCTGTTGGACGAACCGACCAACGACCTCGACGTGGAAACCCTTTCCGCGCTGGAAGACGCCATCGAAAACTTCGCCGGCTGCGCCGTGGTCATCTCGCACGACCGCTTCTTCCTCGATCGCCTCGCGACGCACATCCTTGCGTTCGAGGGCGACTCACATGTTGAGTGGTTCGAGGGTAACTTCGAAGCCTACGAGGAAGACAAACGCCGCCGCCTGGGCGATGCAGCCGATCGTCCGAGCCGGGTGCAGTATAAGAAGCTGACTAGGTGA
- a CDS encoding DUF421 domain-containing protein — protein sequence MFLENSTLDLILRGLVLGMIALTFVIVQIRIVGLRSLSKMTSFDFVMTVALGSIVAGAAQASEWTGFSQALLAMAGIFLFQLVVARLRKDSDIVEDVLHNEPVLLMRDGKILRDALKATRVAESDLIAKLREANVLRMDAVRAVVLETTGDISVLHGEHLQDELLRDIGDDY from the coding sequence ATGTTCCTTGAAAACAGCACACTCGACCTGATCCTGCGCGGCCTCGTGCTGGGCATGATCGCCCTCACTTTTGTGATCGTGCAGATCCGCATCGTGGGCCTGAGATCGCTGTCCAAAATGACCAGTTTCGACTTCGTGATGACGGTGGCGCTGGGCAGCATCGTGGCAGGGGCGGCGCAAGCGAGCGAATGGACCGGCTTTTCCCAGGCCCTGCTGGCGATGGCGGGCATTTTCCTCTTCCAGCTCGTGGTCGCGCGCCTGCGCAAAGATAGCGACATCGTAGAGGACGTGCTGCATAACGAGCCGGTGCTGCTGATGCGCGACGGGAAAATCCTGCGTGATGCCCTTAAAGCGACGCGGGTTGCCGAAAGCGACCTCATCGCCAAGCTGCGCGAGGCCAACGTCCTTCGCATGGACGCAGTGCGCGCCGTGGTGTTGGAGACCACCGGCGATATCTCCGTGTTGCACGGCGAGCACCTGCAAGACGAATTGCTTCGCGATATCGGCGATGACTACTAA
- a CDS encoding GGDEF domain-containing protein — MALLFAVVFLLLWWRGRIGQHALAFAVAYALLTLGLITVHFQLLPEFLLFHTTQLFYSAGSFLLIWGSAKRVGARFDWRLLAIPYVCSALALIVLINHSPVAGPQLIMTNIGYGVMFVIGAMILANAPRQGPFDMLVIVMLVLNAIDFLIRPTLTTLTEEAFFVSDYRQSLYYSVINLALSVKTVTTAFVLIGACLHDMVENMRADSARDSMTGLLARRAFEEEVRTKLTLAAKLQKPVSLVVADIDHFKQVNDIWGHQAGDKAITSFGKLIHSMVREHDVCGRIGGEEFCILVWDCDEAPAVQLADRIRIKLAKTEHTELGDNISLTASFGVASAQASENYHSLFARADAALYSAKEGGRNRVATAAPDRRMRKRRSGQSDENPFSREAA, encoded by the coding sequence ATGGCGCTGCTTTTTGCGGTGGTATTCCTGCTGCTGTGGTGGCGTGGGCGGATCGGCCAGCACGCGCTGGCCTTTGCCGTGGCCTACGCTCTGCTGACGCTGGGCCTCATCACCGTCCACTTCCAGCTGCTGCCGGAATTCCTTCTCTTCCATACCACCCAGCTGTTTTATTCGGCAGGCTCCTTCCTGCTGATCTGGGGCTCGGCGAAGCGCGTGGGTGCCCGGTTCGACTGGCGCCTGCTCGCCATCCCCTATGTCTGCTCCGCCCTCGCGCTAATTGTGTTGATCAACCATTCACCGGTGGCCGGACCGCAGCTGATCATGACCAATATCGGCTATGGTGTCATGTTCGTGATCGGCGCGATGATCCTTGCCAATGCTCCGCGGCAGGGCCCGTTCGACATGCTGGTGATCGTGATGCTGGTGCTGAACGCCATCGATTTCCTCATCCGCCCGACGCTGACAACGCTCACAGAAGAAGCCTTCTTCGTCTCCGATTACCGGCAGTCGCTTTATTACTCGGTCATCAACCTTGCGTTGTCTGTAAAGACCGTGACGACGGCCTTCGTCCTGATCGGCGCGTGCCTGCACGACATGGTCGAGAACATGCGCGCCGATTCCGCGCGGGACAGCATGACAGGCCTGCTCGCACGCCGCGCTTTCGAAGAAGAGGTGCGCACAAAGCTGACGCTCGCCGCAAAGCTGCAGAAGCCGGTGAGCCTGGTCGTGGCGGACATCGACCACTTCAAGCAGGTCAACGATATCTGGGGCCATCAGGCCGGCGACAAGGCGATCACCAGCTTCGGCAAGCTCATCCACTCCATGGTTCGCGAACACGATGTGTGCGGGCGGATCGGCGGCGAGGAATTCTGCATCCTCGTTTGGGATTGCGACGAGGCACCCGCCGTGCAGCTGGCCGATCGCATCCGGATCAAACTCGCCAAAACCGAGCATACGGAGCTGGGCGACAATATCAGCCTTACCGCCAGCTTCGGTGTTGCCAGCGCGCAGGCAAGCGAGAATTATCACAGCCTGTTCGCGCGCGCCGATGCCGCGCTTTATTCCGCCAAGGAGGGCGGGCGAAACCGGGTTGCCACCGCTGCCCCGGACCGCCGGATGCGCAAGCGCCGTTCGGGCCAGTCGGACGAAAACCCGTTCTCCCGCGAGGCGGCCTGA